Proteins encoded within one genomic window of Oceanispirochaeta sp. M1:
- a CDS encoding UPF0164 family protein: MKKGIIILFTLLSISRLSAGNAASTTYANFSDIFGIDPNAGTNSFLTLLIPSGGKYEGMGTAFTAMSLDSGFLDANPAGSSFIKNSELTFFHNNWIADTNLESVTYTSRWEDFGIGIGGKFLYLPFTGIDDWGDRAQNGDGSYSSGYYTETVMTLNAAYTFLDNYYYHGLALGANVKMAYRGVPYSIAPDQSAVAVMADIGIQTKFNVLKFFSSRDKNFAFGFVVKNLGSEFITDPDPLPSMISTGIAYSPIRPMTWAFDVNIPFNLDGSKAEKVSYAVGLDLGLTSFLSVQSGFQIKTGLPRFSVGSSLDLEKFSVTANYTLDLTTQVSSLDRFSLALKLNLGDFGRMTRVERSQLLYLQGLEEYANGDISQAIAYWEESLEVRPDFTPAEQMIETARKTLELNQVIEENQTIDE; the protein is encoded by the coding sequence ATGAAAAAAGGCATAATAATACTCTTTACATTATTATCAATCTCGAGACTCTCTGCAGGGAATGCTGCGTCTACTACTTATGCCAATTTCAGCGACATTTTCGGCATAGATCCCAATGCAGGTACAAACTCATTTCTAACGCTTCTAATTCCATCGGGCGGTAAATATGAAGGCATGGGAACAGCGTTTACAGCTATGAGTCTTGATTCCGGATTTCTCGATGCAAATCCTGCGGGAAGTTCCTTTATAAAAAACTCAGAACTGACTTTTTTTCATAATAACTGGATTGCTGATACAAACCTGGAGAGTGTAACTTATACATCGCGCTGGGAGGATTTCGGTATAGGAATTGGCGGGAAGTTTCTTTACCTTCCCTTTACAGGGATAGATGACTGGGGAGACAGAGCCCAGAATGGTGATGGATCATATTCCTCGGGTTACTATACAGAAACTGTTATGACTCTGAATGCAGCCTATACCTTTCTGGATAATTACTACTATCACGGGCTTGCTCTCGGTGCTAATGTTAAGATGGCGTATCGGGGAGTTCCCTATTCCATTGCTCCTGATCAGTCAGCCGTAGCAGTAATGGCCGATATCGGAATACAGACAAAATTCAATGTATTGAAGTTTTTCAGTTCAAGAGATAAAAACTTTGCCTTCGGGTTTGTGGTCAAAAACCTCGGTTCCGAGTTTATTACGGATCCCGATCCACTGCCTTCTATGATTTCTACGGGAATAGCCTATTCTCCCATCAGGCCCATGACATGGGCCTTTGATGTAAATATTCCCTTTAACCTTGATGGTTCCAAGGCTGAAAAAGTAAGCTATGCTGTCGGTCTTGATCTGGGGCTGACAAGTTTTCTTTCCGTACAATCAGGATTTCAGATTAAAACAGGTCTTCCCCGATTCAGTGTAGGATCATCACTTGATCTTGAGAAATTCTCAGTTACAGCCAATTATACTTTGGATTTGACTACTCAGGTATCATCTCTGGACCGTTTCAGTCTTGCTCTGAAACTTAACCTGGGTGACTTTGGACGTATGACCCGTGTTGAACGTTCTCAGCTGCTGTATTTGCAGGGACTTGAGGAATATGCTAATGGTGATATCAGTCAGGCAATTGCCTATTGGGAAGAGAGTCTTGAAGTAAGGCCGGATTTTACACCGGCCGAACAGATGATTGAGACAGCCAGAAAAACTCTTGAGCTGAATCAGGTTATTGAAGAGAATCAGACCATTGATGAATGA